The following are encoded together in the Apteryx mantelli isolate bAptMan1 unplaced genomic scaffold, bAptMan1.hap1 HAP1_SCAFFOLD_79, whole genome shotgun sequence genome:
- the LOC136996730 gene encoding uncharacterized protein: MTPSSKVSPIIVKAGPYVVKNTGQQQVLFNPSWSLKRIELLMQINISTIKPACSPFLRTSYTGWLAWLRGRTLASSRQTRRDVTGIIGTGLGVLNSIDAEVLVNKLSTTTGDLNKLEHPFRSSLLALGTNQWLLSDVLPQWEGINERDHQLIVDALGAVQINVSLALSCIQAQLWMQSMVAAIIREGEEGTLPTEIRKVIWDNATKFEKEFQSWWYLVNFTYNPIDNKATAFVLTIRNASVYTIYPIIALGLSHNGTILYPIEHRVWAQRNRNKWQTVDVNACVVRKQQGFICESNTIKAQDICLDTEQNVCHFEIHPDETPETVLVYIGKGCVCMRTLCNLIFIDNITVDTSNHSNICVCNFSKVMGCDFNYSAPVVSHQLIQSNYTLSQDLLPTPIGMNLTLVQKLLQHDDLCQLLKRIRNNGQKTLITVHHDAEEILHILERVKKNGEYHWWETLLGWSPTATGIYNHMLHPVIVMLSLTMLCLLLTTILYIRLWRVIVRLERLRELCLTY; this comes from the coding sequence ATGACTCCCTCGAGTAAAGtgtctcccataatagtaaaggcaggaccatatGTAGTTAAAAATACGGGTCAACAACAAGTGTTATTTAATCCATCATGGTCTCTTAAACGAATAGAACTgttaatgcaaattaatatctctacaATCAAACCAGCTTGTTCACCATTCCTAAGAACGTCCTATACAGGATGGTTAGCATGGCTACGTGGACGAACCCTCGCCTCTTCAAGACAAACAAGGAGAGATGTAACCGGTATCATAGGAACAGGATTGGGAGtcttaaatagtatagatgccgAGGTACTCGTAAATAAATTGAGCACAACAACAGGTGACTTAAACAAATTAGAACACCCATTTCGGTCCTCCCTATTAGCACTGGGAACTAACCAATGGCTGTTGTCTGATGTATTGCCTCAGTGGGAAGGAATTAACGAAAGGGACCACCAATTGATTGTGGATGCACTTGGTGCAGTCCAaattaatgtttctctagctctcagTTGTATCCAAGCGCAACTGTGGATGCAATCTATGGTAGCAGCAATCATaagggaaggtgaagagggcaccttacccactgaaattcgaaaggtaatttgggataatgcaactaaatttgaaaaagaattccaGTCCTGGTGGTActtagtcaattttacttataaCCCCATCGATAATAAGGCcacagcttttgtcttaacaatacgcaatgcttcggtatacaccatatacccgaTCATTGCGCTGGGATTAAGCCACAACGGGACTATACTCTATCCGATAGAACATAGAGTATGGGCTCAAcgaaacagaaacaaatggcaaactgttgatgttaacgcatgtgttgtacggaaacaacaaggatttatttgtgagagtaataccatcaaagctcaagacatttgtcttgatacggaacaaaatgtttgtcattttgaaatacaccctgatgaaacccctgaaactgtacttgtatatattggaaaagggtgtgtctgtatgagaactctctgtaatcttatattcatagataacattactgtagacacaagtaatcattcaaatatttgtgtttgtaatttttctaaagttatgggctgtgactttaattattcagctcctgttgtgtctcatcaattaatacaatctaattataccttaagtcaagatttattacctacccccatcggaatgaaccttacattggtacagaaactactacaacatgatgacctgtgtcaactgttaaaacgcatccgaaataatggacaaaaaactctaatcactgttcatcatgatgcgGAAGAGATACTCcatatcttggaaagagtgaagaagaatggagaatatcattggtgggagactcttctgggatggtcaccaactgcaacagggatctataatcacatgttgcacccagtaatagttatgttaagtttgaccatgttatgcctattgcttacaaccatattgtatataagattatggagagtgatagtacgcctcgaaaggcttcgagaactctgcttaacatattag